ACGGGGACGCCCTCCGTGATGACGACGGCGAGTCCGATCCGGGCGTCGGCCGCCTCGTTGACGGCGGCCTGGGTGAAGGCGGGCGGGACGAAGGCGACCGTGACGTCGGCGCCGGTGGCGGTCATCGCGTCGCGGACCGAGCCGAAGACGGGGACGGAGCGTTCGTCGAAAGTGACGGTGCGGCCCGCCTTGCGCGGGTTGACGCCGCCGACGACGTTCGTGCCTGCGGAGAGCATGCGGCGTGTGTGCTGCATGCCGACGGCCCCGGTCATGCCTTGGACGAGGACCTTGCTCTCCTTGGTGAGGTGGATCGCCATGTCCTTTCTCCTTACCGCACGGTGGCGAGGTCGGCGGCGCGGCGCGCCGCGTCGTCCATGGTGGTGGCCTGCTGCACGAGGGGGTGGGCGCGGCCGTCGAGGATGGCTCGGCCGCGGTCCGCGTTGTTGCCGTCGAGGCGGACCACCAGGGGTTTGGTCAGGCGGACGGACTCCAGGGCGCGGACGATGCCGTCGGCCACGGCGTCGCAGGCGGTGATGCCGCCGAAGACGTTCACGAAGACGGATCGGACGGACGGGTCGGAGAGGATGACGGTGAGGCCGTCCGCCATGACCTCGGCGGAGGCGCCGCCGCCGATGTCGAGGAAGTTGGCGGGGCGGGCGCCACAGCCGGCGACCACGTCGAGCGTCGACATGACGAGCCCGGCGCCGTTGCCGATGATGCCGACCTCTCCGTCGAGCTTCACGTAGTTGAGGCCTTTGGCGGCGGCCGTCGCTTCCAGTTCCTGGTCGTACGTCTCGGGCTGCGCGCCCCAGCGCGTCTGCCGGAAGCGGGCGTTGTCGTCGAGTGTGATCTTTCCGTCCAGGGCGAGGAACTGACCGTCGTCCGCGAGAACGAGCGGATTGACCTCTACGAGGAGAGCGTCCTCGTCGATCAGAACACGCCAGAGTCTGAGCAGCGTGTCCGCTGTTCCGGCCGGGAGGCCGGCCGCGGCCGCGATCTCGGCGGCCTTCTCCTCTGTCACTCCTTGCGCGGGGTCGATGGGGACGCGCGCCACCGCGTCGGGGCGGGCCGCCGCCACCTCCTCGATCTCCGTGCCGCCCTCGGCGGAGGCGATCGCGAGGAAGCGTCCGGCCGCGCGGTCCAGCGCGTAGGAGACGTAGAACTCGGCCGATATGTCGACGGGTTGGGCCACCATCACCGCGCGGACGGTGTGGCCTTTTATGTCCATGCCGAGGATCTGGCGTGCGGTGATCTCCGTCGCCGCGGGGTCCGCAGCGATCTTCACCCCGCCCGCCTTGCCTCGCCCGCCGGTCCTGACCTGGGCCTTGACGACGACGCGGCCGCCGAGCCGTGCCGCGGCCGCCCGCGCTTCCTTGGCCGTGCGGGCGACTTCGGCGCGTGGCACCGAGATGCCGTGGTCTGCGAAGAGTTGCCTTGCCTGGTGCTCGAAAAGATCCATTTCGGCTCCTGACCGCTGCGTCCGCCGGGGGTGTCCCCCGGCGGCCAAAAATGGCGCTCGCCCCCTGGACACCGCTCACGGGATGCGGGATAACAAGCTTCATACAGTATTCGTCGACTGTATGCAATCTACCGCGAGGGCGCCCCCGAGAGTGTGCGAGCGCACTCCAACTCCCCTACGAAGGGACAGGACTTCGCCATGCCCGACGACACCAGCCAGAACGACATCTCCGGTGGACACCTGGTCGCCAAAGCGCTCAAAGCAGAAGGTGTGGAGGTCATCTACACCCTCTGCGGCGGCCACATCATCGACATCTATGACGGCTGCGTCGACGAGGGCATCAACGTCGTCGACGTGCGGCACGAGCAGGTGGCGGCCCACGCGGCCGACGGCTATGCACGCGTCACGGGTAAGCCCGGCTGTGCGGTGGTCACGGCGGGGCCCGGCACGACGGACGCCGTCACCGGTGTGGCGAACGCCTTTCGCGCGGAGTCCCCCATGCTGCTGATCGGCGGCCAAGGCGCCCACACACAGCACAAG
The window above is part of the Streptomyces venezuelae genome. Proteins encoded here:
- the sucC gene encoding ADP-forming succinate--CoA ligase subunit beta encodes the protein MDLFEHQARQLFADHGISVPRAEVARTAKEARAAAARLGGRVVVKAQVRTGGRGKAGGVKIAADPAATEITARQILGMDIKGHTVRAVMVAQPVDISAEFYVSYALDRAAGRFLAIASAEGGTEIEEVAAARPDAVARVPIDPAQGVTEEKAAEIAAAAGLPAGTADTLLRLWRVLIDEDALLVEVNPLVLADDGQFLALDGKITLDDNARFRQTRWGAQPETYDQELEATAAAKGLNYVKLDGEVGIIGNGAGLVMSTLDVVAGCGARPANFLDIGGGASAEVMADGLTVILSDPSVRSVFVNVFGGITACDAVADGIVRALESVRLTKPLVVRLDGNNADRGRAILDGRAHPLVQQATTMDDAARRAADLATVR